GTCCATGTCGATGGGGTGCTCTATCTCAAAGTGCTGGACCCGGAACGCGCCTCCTACGGAGCGACGGATTATCTGTTCGCCATTATTCAACTGGCGCAAACTACGTTGCGCAGCGAGATCGGCAAGATCGAACTGGATCGCACGTTCGAGGAGCGCACGCATATCAACGTGCAGGTCGTCAACGAACTCGATAAGGCCACCGAGCCCTGGGGCATCAAGGTGCTGCGCTACGAGATCAAGAACATTAATCCACCGCAGGATGTCCTCGCTGCGATGGAAAAGCAGATGCGCGCCGAGCGCGAGAAGCGCGCCGTGATTCTCACCTCCGAAGGCGAACGCGACGCCGCTATTAATACCGCTGAAGGCGAGAAGCAACAGGTCATCAAAGCCTCAGAGGCGAGGAAACAGCAACAGATCAACGAGGCTGAGGGTGCGGCGGAGGCCATTATGGCTATCGCTACGGCAACGGCAGAGGGCATCCGCAAAGTGGCGGACGCCATTCAAATACAGGGCGGGTATGAGGCCGTGCAGTTGCGCGTGGCCGAGCAATATATCGCTCAGTTCGGCGAGCTGGCGAAATCGAGCACTACCCTAATCTTACCTGCCAGTGTCTCGGACGTCGGCGCGATGATCGCTATGGCGATGAATGTGATTGGGCGAACGCAAGCCGTTTCCCCGGCGACGCAAGGCCGCTCGAACTAAAGCGAGTAATGCTCCTTGGTTGTGAGAAGCATTGAGAGGAAATGTATGACGTATGGTGTGGTCCTCAGAAAAAAACAGAATAAATACATCGCATCCCTGGCTACAGTTTGCCGGGATGTGGGCTGACGATCCCGCGTGGGACGATTTTATCACGGAAGTGGCTGCCTACCGTCAGAAGATGGACGTTAGCCTCTAGTAAGGGAGCGGGAACTCCTAAGGCCAACGTCCGAGGATCGCGCCCTCGGTCAATCGCCGGAGAACGAAACGCCAGAGAGAAATCATCGTCGAGCGTATTGGGCACTCCGTCAGCGCCATTGCGATTGGCGTAGATAGTATCGAGGTCGGCGCAGGTTGGCGTGGCCAGGACGCCGGGACCTTCGCTGCCGGTCGGCGTGAGATTGTCCAGGTCCGTGCTGTCGAGCATCGCCCCAGACAGCTCTCCCTTGGCATTGCCGCAGATCAGGTTGTTCAGCAGTAGCGCTTGTTCTGGTTGCGCTTTCTTGGCCGGAGCGACTCGCTTGACGCCAAACCCGTCTTTCTTGCCTAGTTTGGGGTCCGTGCCGTTGCCGGTGATGCTGTTGTTGATCAGCCACACTTCCTGGTCTTTGCCGAGCAGTACGCCGTCCTTGGTGTTGCCGTGGATGGTATTGCCCACGACGTAGTGCGGGCCGCCTTTCCCAGCAAGGAAGTTCAGCGCGTACTGGCCGTTTCCATAAATCAGATTGTTGACAATGAGGGTGTTCGCATTGCCTTTGCCGATCTGGAGACCTCCCAGGCATTTGGTGGAGCCGTTGCCGACAATGCGGTTACGCTCGATGCGAATGCCGTTGTTTTTCTTTTTGCCGCCGGCGAGGACAATGGCTTGACCGCCGGCGTCGGTAACGGTCAAGCCACGAATGGTAATGAACTGGGAGGCTTCGATGCTAATGGCGTCGCCTTTCCCGCACTTGTCACTGGCCCCGCCCAGCTTCACACTGCCTGCGAGAGCCGCCGGGTCGGCCTCGATAACGATGCGCTCGGCTTCGGTCGCTATCTGGTTTTTCTTTTTGATGACAACGGCTTCGTCGTATTGACCCGCCTGAATACGGATCGTGTCGCCAGCTTGCGCGGCATCCACCGCGGCCTGGATGGTGGAGAAGCAAGGTGATTGCCCCGCGCAGGTGGGGTCAGTGTTGCTGACAAAGAGCATGGTCCCAGGTGGGAGCGCGGTGGACACTTCCAGCGGCACGCCGTAGAGGGTCATTAAAAAGGCTAGTACCCCGGCCACCGTTCGACAAAAGCGGCTGTGGACAAACTGCTCGAACGTGATCTGCTGACTGCTTGCCGCATGCGACCGCTGTCTCATAAAGCCCTCCCCAGGCCCTTCTGTTGACAGATAGGAATCTCCCATTACCTCTAGAGGCGCTAAGTGTCGCCCAATTAAACGGAAAGTGAAAGGGGTCACCTGTTTTCCTCGAACGCGCCGGAAAAGCCAAAGAAGAGGTTCCAAAGGGGGTGATGAAAGCACCATGAAAATATCTTACAAAATCGCGGAAGCTACCGACGCTGAGATCCTCATGCAGTTCATGCAGGAATACTGCGCCTTCGATCACCTTCCTTTCGAGGAACAAACGAGACGTGCCTCGGTGGCAAAGCTAAGCGGCGAGGCGTCGTTAGGCAGGCTCTGGCTCATTCTCTGCGACGGACAACCCGTTGGCTATCTTGTTCTGACGTTGGGCTTCAGCTTCGAGTATGGCGGGTACGATGCCTTCATCGACGAGGTGTACCTGCGCGATGAGTGCCGCGGAGCTGGGATTGGGCGGCAGGCACTCGCTTTCGCGGAAGAGGAGTGTCGCGCGTTGGGGGTTCGCGCACTCCACCTGGAAGTCGAACGAGAGAACGTCAACGCGCGGGCACTGTATCGCAAAGTGGGGTTCGTCGAGCACGACCGATATCTGCTGACGAAAACGATCTCGGCGAAGCTCTAAGTACAGTCACAGGGATTTTGATGGATGTCATTCCGAGAAGCGTAGCGACGAGGAATCTCAAGCAGACAGGGGCAACACGAGATTCCTCACCTTCACTTCGTTCTGGTTCGGAATGACAGCCCTTCACACTCAAACTGATAGCCTACTCGCGGGTAGGGCGCGCCTGGCCGCCCCACCCTGACCGTGCTTACGGAATCTGGAAGATCGTGTCGCTTGTGTCACTGATGGCTGGGTTCGTAACGCTTGAGACCCGGATTTTCGCCTGTGCCGTGCTCGGCTTTCTGACGCGCCAGAGCTGCTGTCCGTCGTTTTTGGTCTTTCTGCGCACGATTTCCCAGGTCGTACCGCCGTCGCGTGAGAGTTCAATCTTGACGACTCCGGTGACTCCCTGCGGGTTCCACTGAATGAATTGCTTAGTGCGTACCGGCCAGCTCTCGCCACCATTGGGACTGACGATCTGCAGGGGAGGGCAGGCAAGGTCGAGACCGTTGCAATCCTGATCGACACTATCGCCACACACCTCGACCGCACCGGGATGAATCGCCGCGTTGGTGTCGCTGCAGTCGGTATTGTCGGCGATATAGCTTGGCGGAGCGACGCAAGCTTGGACTGCCGCTGCGGGATTGCCGAAGCCGTCGTTGTCAGTGTCGGGGTAGAAATTTTGGCGCGGCAATCCTTCGTCAATCGGGCCATCGCAGTCGTCATCAAAACCGTTGCACAGCTCCGGCGCTCCTGGGCGACGAGTCGGAGCGGCATCGTCGCAGTCTCCTTCGCGTACGGAAAAGCCATCGCCATCGCTGTCCGGATCGACTGTGGTTGTGACCGTCACCACGTTATTGCTGGGGTTGGCATCGACTTCATTGCCGGTGACCTGAGCGGTGTTGCTGACGATGCCGGCTTCTCTCGGTCTCACGATAATGGTCACGGAAGCTGAAGCTCCGGGTGCCAGCATACCGAGATTGCAGGACAGGGTGGCGATGCCTGGGCACGCGCCTAATGGAGAGACCGACACCAGGGTGACCGTGGGAGGTAGGGTGTCGGTGATGGTTACTCCGGTTGCTGGAAGAGCGACACCGTTGTTCATGGCGGTGAGGGTGTACGCCAAGTTCTTGTTGACAGTGATCGGGTCGGGTGCGTCGGTCTTGGTGAGGGCGACATCGACGGAGGTTATCTGGAAGTCGAAAACCCCGCCGCCAAACGTACCGGCATACAGAGAGGCCGAATTTTGCGGGCGAATCACGAGCGCGCGGACATCGAGCGCCGTCAAGCCGGCATTCATGGCGCTCCAAGAATTGGCGCCATTGACACTCTTGAAGACGCCGCTTGTTGTTCCGACATACAGGGTGGTGGGCGTTTGCCGGTCGATGGCCATGACGCGGACATCGTTCTCGGTCAGCCCAGTGCTGGTCTTCGTCCAGGTAGCTGCGCCGTCCGTACTTTTGAACACGCCGTTGCTCGTTCCCACGTAGAGCGTCTGCGGTGTATTGGCATCGATCCCCAGGGCGCGTGCGTTCAGGCTGGTGAGACCGTTGTTCATGGCCGTCCAGCTCGCGCCTCCATTAAGGCTTTTTTGCACGCCATTACTTGCAGTTCCGGCATAGAGCACTTGCGTGTTTGTGGGCTGAATGACGAACGCTTGCACCGTTCCGCTATTCAATCCGGTGGGGCTCCAGGTTGCGGCACCAGTAGTAGTTTTGCAAACCCCGGCGCTGGTGCCCACATACATGACTTGCGCATCGGTGGGGTCCAGCACCAGCACTCTGGCGGTCAGATTGGTCAGGCCGGCACTCGACACACTCCAAGTATTGCCGCCGTCTGTGCTTTTGAATACACCACTGGAGGTGCCGGCGTAGAGGGTCGTTAAAACGAGGGGGTGAATCGCCAAGGCGCGCACAGTGCTGCTGCCGAGGCCGGTATTGGTCACCGTCCAGGTTTGCCCATCGTCCGCGCTTTTGAAGGCACCATTGCCGGCCGTGCCAGCATAGACGTTCTGCAGGATGTCGGCGGCAAGCGCTTGGACGTTGGTTTCCGTCAAGCCGTTGTTGACGTTGCTCCAGTTAGCGGCGGCATTGGTCGTTTTCGCTACTCCGCCGCCCAGAGAGCCGGCATACACCACCTGAGTGTTGGCGGGATCGATGGTTAAAGCGCGAATGTCCAAAGTGGCCAGGTTGGTGTTGACCGCACTCCAGTTTCCTGCGCCGTCTGTGCTTTTGAAGATGCCTCCGGTCGAGGTACCGGTATAAAGCACGAGAGGGTTGCTGGGACTGATAACGACAGTCCGGACGTTGGTGGACGCGAGTCCGGTATTGGCTGCCGCCCAGGTGCCCGCGCCAGTGCTGGTTTTGAACACGCCTGTCGAAGTGCCGGCGTACAGTACTTGAGGGTTGCTCGGCACCAGCGCCAAGGTGCGGACATTGGTCGAGGAGAGGCCGGTGTTCATCTGCGTCCAAGTGCTAGCACCGTTGAGGCTTTTGAACACGCCGCCGGAAACACCGGCATAGAGAATTTGTGAATTGGTGGGATCGATGACCAAGGCGCGGACATTGGTGGAGGTCAGCCCAGTGTTCATCGCCATCCAGCTATTGGTGGCACTGGTGAATTTGAATACGCCGGTACCGGTGCCGGCATAGATGGTGGTTGCCGACAGCGGGTCGATGGCTAGAGCTTGCACATTCAGGTCAGTCAGCCCGGTATTGAATGGCATCCATGAGTTACCCCCGTTCGTGCTTTTGAACACCCCTTCATCGGTTCCGGTGTAAAGGAGGGTTGCGGTGACCGGGTCAATCACCACGGTACGGATCGTGTTCGAGGTGAGCCCGGTATTGATCGCGGTCCATGACCCGCCGGCATTCGTCGTCTTGAATACCCCATTGTCATTAGAGCCGGCATAGAGCACCTGAGAGTTGCTCTGGTCGACCGTCAACGTTTGTACTTCACGTCGGTCTGGTCCCTGACTCGTCCACTGGTTGACTCCAGCCTGGGGCTGGTGGGGGGCAACCATACTCAGAAGTATGGCGAGCACCCCGAGCATGAGTAGCCTTGCCTGTCGAAGGGTTACGTGAAGCATCGTTGTTGTCTGTTCTCCTTTTCTATTGGACATTGAACAGCAGATCGCTGGTATCGCTGACCCCAGGATTGACCACGCTTGAGACGCGAATTTTTGCCTGGCTCGTCGCCGGACCTCTCAAACGCAGCACGCGAAAGCCGTTGTTGGTCACTCTTCGTCGCAACACTTTCCACGTTTGGCCGCCATCACGCGACAGTTCGAGCTTGACTTGTCCGCTCACGCCTTGAGGGTCCCACTGAATCGTCTGGAGACTCTTGATCGGCCACGTTTCTCCCCCGTCTGGAGAGATGACGTGTAACAAGGGGCAGGCGACATCGTGTCCGTCGCAGTCCTGGTCGAAGCCGTCGCCGCAGAACTCGACCGCGCCGGGGTGAGTGTTACTTTGGGCATCGTTGCAATCCGTATTGTTGGCGACATAGCCAGGGGGGGCGGCACAAGTCTGGAGGGGCAGGGCAAGATCGCCAAAGCCATCGCCATCTGCGTCGCGATAAAAGATGGTCGGCGACAAGCCCTCGTCGATTTGCGAATTGCAATTGTCGTCGAGACCGTTGCACAACTCTGCCACTCCAGGGTGAATAGCGTTGTTGGCATCGTTGCAATCGCTCTGATCGGCGACATACCCGGCCGGCTGCGTGCAAGCTTGCGTCGAATTCGTGGGATTCCCGAACCCGTCGTTGTCGGCATCGCGGTAGTAGGTGGTCGTCACGCCTTCGTCGGTTTGGGTGTTGCAGTTATCGTCAATGCCGTTGCAGACCTCGGTGGCGTTCGGGTGGATAGCGTTATTAGCGTCGTTGCAATCGCTTTGGTTCGTCACATACCCGACCGGTTGGCTACAGCCTTGTGTCGAATTCGTAGGGGTGCCGAACCCATCGCCATCCACATCGCGATAGTAGGTGGTGAGCACGCCTTCGTCGATTTGGGTGTTGCAGTTGTCGTCAATGCCGTTGCAGGTTTCGGTGGCGTTCGGGCGGCGCGCGGGGTTTTGATCGTCGCAATCCCCTTCGCGTGGCGAGAAGCCGTCGCCGTCGGCATCCGGGTCGACGGTGGTCACCGCCGTGAAATCGTTATTGGCCGGAGACGGATCGAATTCGTTGCCTTGGACATGCACTGTGTTGCTGATGCTTCCGGCTACCGTCGGTCTCACGGTGATGGTCGCGCCCGCTGTAGTATTGGGCGTCAGCGAACCAAGGTTGCAAGAGAGGTTGGTGGTACCCGAGCAGATGCCGGGTGGAAGGATCGAGATCAAGGTGACATCCGCTGGCAGCGAGTCCGTGACGACGAGACCGGTGGCGGTCACGGTTGTACTCTTATTAAGGACGGAAACGTTGTAGGTCAGGTTCTTGTTGACCGTGATCGGGTCGGGCGAATCGAGCTTGGCCACCGAGAGGTCGACGAACGGCAATTCCATCTCGAACACACCGCCGCCAAAGGTGCCGGCGTAGAGCTGTGCCGAGTTCAACGGGTCCACAATGACGGCGCGCACATCGAGAGCCGTCAGGCCATTGTTGATCGCGCTCCAAGAGTTGGCACCGTTGCTACTGGCGAACACGCCGCCGTCGGTGACGCCCACGTAGAGAAAAGCGGGGGACAGTCGATCGACCGCCAGGGCGCGGACATCATTATTCGTGAGGCCGGTGCTCGTCTTGGTCCAGATCCCGCCACCGTCCGTGGTCTTGAACACGCCGCTGCTGGCACCCGCATAGACGATCTGCGGGGTGTTTGGGTCGATGGCGAGTGCGCGGATGTTGGTACTGGTTAAGCCGTTATTCGCCGAATTCCAGTCCATCCCTCCATTGATACTAACCTGCACTCCGCTAGTGGAGGTGCCGGCGTAGATGATCTGCGGATTGCTGGGATGGATGGCCAAGGCTTGGACGACGAACCCGGCCAGTCCGCCGCTGGGCGTCCAATTGGTTGCACCATCGGTGCTTTTGAAGACCCCGGCGCTCGTGCCGACATACAGCACTTGAGGGCTATTGGGATCGATAGCGAGGGCTCTGGCGACGGTGTTCGTCATGCCGTTGCTGGCCGCTGCCCAATTCGTACCGCCATTCGTGGTTTTGAAGACGCCGCTGGAGGTGCCGGCATAGACAGTGGTTTGCGTTTGCGGATCGATGGCGAGCGAGCGAATGTTGCTGCTGCTAATACCCGTGCTGATCGAGGTCCAGCTTGTGCCTCCGTTCGTGCTCTTGAAGGCGCTGTTGCTGGAGGAGCCGGCGTAGATGACCGACGACGAAGAGGGAGGCATGGCCAACGCTTGAATGTTAGTGGTGGCGAGTCCGACGTTGACCCCCGCCCAGGTTTGCGCGCCGTTGGTGCTCTTAAAAGCGCCACCGCCAAAGGTCCCGGCGTACACTGTTTCGGTGCTGTTGCGGTCGATGGCCAGCGCGCGCACATCGAGATTGCCTAAGCCGGTGTTGACCGGGCTCCAGGTAGCGCTGCTGTCTGTGCTTTTGAACACGCCACCGCTCACCGACCCGGCGTAGAGGATGGCCGAATTATTGGGATGAATGGCCAGCGAGCGGACTTCCGAGGCAGTTAAACCGTTATTGGCCACGGTCCAGTTCGCGCCGCCATCGA
The nucleotide sequence above comes from Deltaproteobacteria bacterium. Encoded proteins:
- a CDS encoding paraslipin, translating into MTGALVIFIAVLILVVIIVAKTAVVVPQQNAYVVERLGKYAATLPAGFHVLLPFIDVIRYRHSLKETAVDIPEQVCITRDNVQVHVDGVLYLKVLDPERASYGATDYLFAIIQLAQTTLRSEIGKIELDRTFEERTHINVQVVNELDKATEPWGIKVLRYEIKNINPPQDVLAAMEKQMRAEREKRAVILTSEGERDAAINTAEGEKQQVIKASEARKQQQINEAEGAAEAIMAIATATAEGIRKVADAIQIQGGYEAVQLRVAEQYIAQFGELAKSSTTLILPASVSDVGAMIAMAMNVIGRTQAVSPATQGRSN
- a CDS encoding right-handed parallel beta-helix repeat-containing protein, which codes for MRQRSHAASSQQITFEQFVHSRFCRTVAGVLAFLMTLYGVPLEVSTALPPGTMLFVSNTDPTCAGQSPCFSTIQAAVDAAQAGDTIRIQAGQYDEAVVIKKKNQIATEAERIVIEADPAALAGSVKLGGASDKCGKGDAISIEASQFITIRGLTVTDAGGQAIVLAGGKKKNNGIRIERNRIVGNGSTKCLGGLQIGKGNANTLIVNNLIYGNGQYALNFLAGKGGPHYVVGNTIHGNTKDGVLLGKDQEVWLINNSITGNGTDPKLGKKDGFGVKRVAPAKKAQPEQALLLNNLICGNAKGELSGAMLDSTDLDNLTPTGSEGPGVLATPTCADLDTIYANRNGADGVPNTLDDDFSLAFRSPAIDRGRDPRTLALGVPAPLLEANVHLLTVGSHFRDKIVPRGIVSPHPGKL
- a CDS encoding DUF11 domain-containing protein encodes the protein MLHVTLRQARLLMLGVLAILLSMVAPHQPQAGVNQWTSQGPDRREVQTLTVDQSNSQVLYAGSNDNGVFKTTNAGGSWTAINTGLTSNTIRTVVIDPVTATLLYTGTDEGVFKSTNGGNSWMPFNTGLTDLNVQALAIDPLSATTIYAGTGTGVFKFTSATNSWMAMNTGLTSTNVRALVIDPTNSQILYAGVSGGVFKSLNGASTWTQMNTGLSSTNVRTLALVPSNPQVLYAGTSTGVFKTSTGAGTWAAANTGLASTNVRTVVISPSNPLVLYTGTSTGGIFKSTDGAGNWSAVNTNLATLDIRALTIDPANTQVVYAGSLGGGVAKTTNAAANWSNVNNGLTETNVQALAADILQNVYAGTAGNGAFKSADDGQTWTVTNTGLGSSTVRALAIHPLVLTTLYAGTSSGVFKSTDGGNTWSVSSAGLTNLTARVLVLDPTDAQVMYVGTSAGVCKTTTGAATWSPTGLNSGTVQAFVIQPTNTQVLYAGTASNGVQKSLNGGASWTAMNNGLTSLNARALGIDANTPQTLYVGTSNGVFKSTDGAATWTKTSTGLTENDVRVMAIDRQTPTTLYVGTTSGVFKSVNGANSWSAMNAGLTALDVRALVIRPQNSASLYAGTFGGGVFDFQITSVDVALTKTDAPDPITVNKNLAYTLTAMNNGVALPATGVTITDTLPPTVTLVSVSPLGACPGIATLSCNLGMLAPGASASVTIIVRPREAGIVSNTAQVTGNEVDANPSNNVVTVTTTVDPDSDGDGFSVREGDCDDAAPTRRPGAPELCNGFDDDCDGPIDEGLPRQNFYPDTDNDGFGNPAAAVQACVAPPSYIADNTDCSDTNAAIHPGAVEVCGDSVDQDCNGLDLACPPLQIVSPNGGESWPVRTKQFIQWNPQGVTGVVKIELSRDGGTTWEIVRRKTKNDGQQLWRVRKPSTAQAKIRVSSVTNPAISDTSDTIFQIP
- a CDS encoding GNAT family N-acetyltransferase encodes the protein MKISYKIAEATDAEILMQFMQEYCAFDHLPFEEQTRRASVAKLSGEASLGRLWLILCDGQPVGYLVLTLGFSFEYGGYDAFIDEVYLRDECRGAGIGRQALAFAEEECRALGVRALHLEVERENVNARALYRKVGFVEHDRYLLTKTISAKL
- a CDS encoding DUF11 domain-containing protein — protein: MQLNFFPLCRRVFALSVVCLLGAMLTPQAQAGVNQWTTQGPERRDAQVLAMNPNNSQIIYIGSNDDGVFKTTNGGTSWTPSSSGINTNSIRALAIHPTTTTTLYAGTDTGVFQSTDSGGTWTAMNTGLTNVNVQTLAIDPNTPSILYAGTTGGVFKFVGGVWSPMSTGLTTTNTRALAIDRTNTQVLYAATSDGVFKSTNGAANWAPSNTGLTNTNLRALAINPNNTQVLYVGTSGSGVFVSVDGGANWTVANNGLTASEVRSLAIHPNNSAILYAGSVSGGVFKSTDSSATWSPVNTGLGNLDVRALAIDRNSTETVYAGTFGGGAFKSTNGAQTWAGVNVGLATTNIQALAMPPSSSSVIYAGSSSNSAFKSTNGGTSWTSISTGISSSNIRSLAIDPQTQTTVYAGTSSGVFKTTNGGTNWAAASNGMTNTVARALAIDPNSPQVLYVGTSAGVFKSTDGATNWTPSGGLAGFVVQALAIHPSNPQIIYAGTSTSGVQVSINGGMDWNSANNGLTSTNIRALAIDPNTPQIVYAGASSGVFKTTDGGGIWTKTSTGLTNNDVRALAVDRLSPAFLYVGVTDGGVFASSNGANSWSAINNGLTALDVRAVIVDPLNSAQLYAGTFGGGVFEMELPFVDLSVAKLDSPDPITVNKNLTYNVSVLNKSTTVTATGLVVTDSLPADVTLISILPPGICSGTTNLSCNLGSLTPNTTAGATITVRPTVAGSISNTVHVQGNEFDPSPANNDFTAVTTVDPDADGDGFSPREGDCDDQNPARRPNATETCNGIDDNCNTQIDEGVLTTYYRDVDGDGFGTPTNSTQGCSQPVGYVTNQSDCNDANNAIHPNATEVCNGIDDNCNTQTDEGVTTTYYRDADNDGFGNPTNSTQACTQPAGYVADQSDCNDANNAIHPGVAELCNGLDDNCNSQIDEGLSPTIFYRDADGDGFGDLALPLQTCAAPPGYVANNTDCNDAQSNTHPGAVEFCGDGFDQDCDGHDVACPLLHVISPDGGETWPIKSLQTIQWDPQGVSGQVKLELSRDGGQTWKVLRRRVTNNGFRVLRLRGPATSQAKIRVSSVVNPGVSDTSDLLFNVQ